Proteins from one Deinococcus actinosclerus genomic window:
- a CDS encoding PolC-type DNA polymerase III, which yields MNVVVFDLETTGLSPERDGIVEIGAVRIVDGQVDETQRYETLVRPTTAEGRPLLIPWRAEQVHGISNDMVRASPTIGEVLPEFLEFVNGWPVVAHNVGFDAGFMRANAARAGLHWNPQAEYCTVQLSRRAFPRERAHNLTVLAERLGLNFAPGGRHRSFGDVQVTAQAYLRLMDLLKQT from the coding sequence GTGAATGTTGTCGTGTTCGACCTGGAAACCACGGGCCTCTCGCCGGAACGCGACGGCATCGTCGAGATCGGCGCGGTGCGCATCGTGGACGGTCAGGTGGACGAGACGCAGCGCTACGAGACCCTGGTGCGCCCCACCACCGCCGAGGGCCGGCCCCTCCTGATCCCCTGGCGCGCCGAGCAGGTGCATGGCATCAGCAACGACATGGTGCGCGCCTCGCCCACCATCGGCGAGGTTCTGCCCGAGTTCCTGGAGTTCGTGAACGGCTGGCCGGTCGTGGCGCATAACGTCGGCTTCGACGCCGGATTCATGCGCGCCAACGCCGCCCGCGCCGGCCTGCACTGGAACCCGCAGGCGGAATACTGCACGGTGCAGCTCTCGCGCCGTGCCTTTCCGAGGGAGCGCGCCCACAACCTGACCGTCCTCGCGGAGCGCCTGGGCCTGAACTTCGCGCCCGGTGGGCGTCACCGCTCCTTCGGGGACGTGCAGGTCACCGCGCAGGCGTACCTGCGCCTGATGGACCTGCTCAAGCAGACCTGA